The following proteins are co-located in the Desulfatitalea tepidiphila genome:
- a CDS encoding NUDIX hydrolase: protein MAQEHNDIFELIAKALSHRNIKTMPGIRTISTPAAVLVPIFLKNGELTVLFTKRASHVRYHGGHVSFPGGVVDGADPSPEYTALRESWEEIGLQPKDVIVLGPLDESMTYAPPFIIHPFVGTIPYPYRFKINSDEVEKIIEVPLASFLSSDASIGSDYGALCEEHYFPEFNVGGELIWGTTASIVANFAGILKRGSVLEIMS from the coding sequence ATGGCACAGGAACACAATGACATTTTCGAGCTAATCGCCAAAGCCCTCTCTCATCGAAACATCAAAACCATGCCCGGGATCAGGACCATATCTACACCTGCGGCCGTATTGGTGCCAATTTTTCTAAAAAATGGCGAGCTCACGGTGCTTTTTACAAAAAGAGCGTCACATGTCAGGTATCACGGCGGTCATGTGTCGTTTCCCGGCGGTGTTGTCGATGGGGCAGACCCCAGTCCTGAGTATACGGCTCTGAGGGAGTCGTGGGAAGAAATCGGTCTTCAACCGAAGGATGTGATTGTGCTCGGACCTCTTGATGAATCCATGACCTACGCCCCGCCGTTTATCATTCATCCTTTTGTTGGGACCATACCCTATCCATACCGATTCAAAATCAATTCGGACGAGGTGGAAAAAATCATCGAAGTCCCACTTGCGTCATTTTTATCGAGCGATGCATCCATCGGTTCGGATTACGGAGCCTTGTGTGAGGAACACTATTTCCCGGAATTTAACGTTGGGGGAGAGCTGATTTGGGGGACAACCGCCAGTATCGTAGCCAATTTTGCAGGAATCTTGAAAAGAGGGTCCGTCCTTGAGATCATGTCCTGA
- a CDS encoding two-component system sensor histidine kinase NtrB: MERIERLIEFETRALYLVDEETSDLRLASCSPIDTKNSSEAELSYLIENGSVAWAIRERRGITLFSNHSNRQLFLHVLSTCSRIRGLFVGVFPEKDGQLPDTSLEMLSIILRNAANSIESLEYSSMLTRQKRELEAMIEEKTQRLVMYEKQILQTQNMEAIAKLAGGIAHQFNNALTSLIGYIDLASMSIDKESKIAGYIERIHPVAERMRYLTNNLLAYAQGGKSMTRIVTLKELIQDAQPAIQRMLKPAVTFSLELADESISVRVDTIQLRMVILAVVENAVEAISATGIITARGFIVDGSRIDDGDRCGSFLCLEIEDNGRGMDEETKRRIFEPFFSTKFEGRGLSMAAVFGIIKNHNGWINVDSKPGTGTRVAIYLPLAAN; the protein is encoded by the coding sequence TTGGAGCGGATCGAACGGCTGATCGAATTCGAAACCCGTGCCCTCTATCTGGTTGACGAGGAAACCTCTGACCTCAGATTGGCGTCCTGCTCGCCCATCGATACAAAAAATAGCAGTGAAGCCGAATTAAGTTACCTGATCGAAAATGGCAGCGTGGCCTGGGCGATCCGCGAACGGCGAGGCATCACACTGTTTTCAAACCACAGCAACCGACAGCTTTTTCTGCACGTTCTGTCCACCTGCTCCCGAATCAGAGGGTTGTTCGTCGGCGTATTTCCGGAAAAGGATGGACAGCTGCCGGACACCTCCCTCGAAATGTTGTCGATCATCCTTCGCAATGCCGCCAATTCCATTGAGAGCTTAGAATACTCCAGCATGCTGACACGGCAGAAACGCGAACTGGAAGCGATGATCGAGGAAAAAACCCAGCGCCTGGTCATGTATGAAAAACAAATCCTGCAAACTCAAAACATGGAGGCAATCGCCAAACTGGCCGGCGGTATTGCCCACCAGTTCAACAATGCCTTGACTTCATTGATCGGCTACATTGATCTGGCATCTATGAGCATCGATAAAGAATCCAAAATCGCAGGTTACATCGAACGCATTCATCCGGTGGCCGAACGCATGCGCTATTTAACCAACAATCTCCTGGCGTATGCTCAGGGTGGCAAATCAATGACCCGCATCGTAACGCTCAAGGAGCTTATTCAAGATGCTCAGCCCGCGATTCAACGGATGCTGAAACCAGCGGTCACATTTTCACTCGAATTGGCGGACGAATCGATTTCGGTTCGAGTGGATACCATCCAACTGCGCATGGTCATTCTGGCTGTGGTTGAAAATGCCGTCGAGGCCATTTCCGCAACGGGCATCATAACCGCTCGCGGCTTCATCGTGGACGGCAGCCGAATCGACGATGGCGACCGCTGCGGCTCTTTTCTGTGCCTTGAAATTGAAGACAATGGGCGAGGCATGGACGAAGAAACGAAACGCCGTATCTTCGAACCCTTCTTTTCCACAAAATTTGAAGGGCGCGGTCTCAGCATGGCGGCAGTCTTCGGCATCATCAAAAACCACAATGGGTGGATCAACGTAGACTCTAAACCAGGAACAGGCACCCGCGTGGCGATCTACCTCCCGCTTGCGGCCAATTGA
- a CDS encoding HDOD domain-containing protein: MANIAVDQLEPGMVLSEDVLDINTRLLLSRGQKIVSKHIRVLKIWGVNEVNIVGTVKHKACELPVEDPEKRQQAQQAVDAVFKHLDLNHKIIREIYQSSVAYRLGGAYTPSPMPIHLKIPAQAMPGRPKDIGGFIRKIDEKLPEAPVIVQELNDVIADELSTSNDVARVVNKSPSLSAVLLKLVNSAFYGFPSKIDRISRAVTIIGTKQISGIALGICVMNAFKDIPREFLDVRDFTRHSLACGIVARILAALKNIKDTEQLFVSGLLHDIGKLIVFKYYPDHAREAIHSARSSDRCLYQAEREILGLNHTQIGRHLIRKWRLPDELEANIVHHHTPSKSPDPTKAGIIQLADLLVHGTGIGNSGELTIPCFDYSVLDGIGISACAIPALIRQATLQLAPLKTVFEG, from the coding sequence ATGGCGAACATCGCAGTCGATCAATTGGAACCGGGCATGGTATTGAGTGAGGATGTACTCGATATCAACACCCGCTTACTGCTGTCCAGGGGGCAAAAAATCGTCTCAAAACATATCCGTGTTCTCAAAATCTGGGGCGTGAACGAAGTCAACATTGTCGGCACCGTAAAACACAAAGCCTGTGAATTGCCGGTTGAGGACCCGGAAAAGCGACAACAGGCGCAACAAGCCGTCGACGCCGTATTCAAGCATCTGGACCTCAATCACAAGATCATCAGAGAAATCTATCAATCCTCCGTGGCCTATCGATTAGGGGGTGCTTACACCCCATCTCCAATGCCGATTCATCTGAAAATACCCGCCCAAGCGATGCCGGGCAGGCCAAAGGATATCGGTGGATTCATCCGGAAAATCGATGAAAAACTGCCGGAAGCGCCGGTTATCGTACAAGAACTCAACGATGTCATTGCAGACGAGCTTTCCACGTCGAATGATGTGGCCCGTGTCGTCAACAAAAGCCCCAGTTTGTCGGCTGTTCTTCTTAAACTTGTCAATTCCGCGTTCTATGGGTTCCCATCCAAAATAGACCGCATATCCAGAGCCGTAACGATCATCGGCACCAAACAAATTTCCGGGATTGCGTTAGGCATCTGTGTCATGAATGCGTTTAAAGATATTCCCCGGGAATTTTTGGATGTGCGGGACTTCACCCGCCACAGCCTGGCATGCGGCATCGTGGCCCGTATTCTGGCCGCCCTGAAAAACATAAAAGATACGGAACAGTTGTTCGTGTCCGGGTTGTTGCACGACATTGGCAAATTGATCGTATTCAAATACTACCCAGACCATGCCCGTGAAGCGATCCATTCGGCTCGATCATCAGATCGCTGTCTTTACCAGGCTGAAAGGGAAATCCTCGGACTGAACCATACACAGATCGGCCGCCATCTGATCAGAAAATGGCGGTTGCCGGACGAGCTGGAGGCCAACATCGTCCACCACCATACGCCGTCCAAATCACCGGATCCAACCAAGGCCGGCATTATCCAGTTGGCCGATCTCCTGGTTCATGGAACAGGTATCGGCAACAGCGGAGAGCTGACGATCCCCTGTTTCGACTATTCCGTGCTCGATGGGATCGGAATTTCGGCCTGCGCCATACCTGCGTTGATCCGCCAGGCCACCCTTCAACTCGCTCCCCTCAAGACGGTTTTCGAAGGCTGA